The Candidatus Manganitrophaceae bacterium genome window below encodes:
- a CDS encoding ABC transporter permease subunit, which translates to MKKQLKKEIIRKTAFGMGILILSGLLYALSQQIAFPENEVTLDTTISQLPYYASYSLLRMSVAYLISFVFSIIYGYIAATVQKAEGPMIAVLDLLQSIPILGFFPVAVLFFINLFQGSRWGIEAASIFLIFTSMSWNMAFSVYESLKTLPKDLAEASDAFCVRGWLRFRKNIFPICIPKLVYSSMLSWSGGWYFLIAAEIIAIGPVKHRLPGLGSFLIQSTETGQLIRTCSGLAVLILIIVFFHLFIWKPLSVWSEKFRYESSSSTTPSASFVLQWYRKLLSLKLFSSTRIAQQPHPLPGHPKPSPQHKKPPISTTGGKIGLIALKGIGILAVGLISYGVGKSVLLLIEGLTPPFPPEVGMIPMAILASFLRLTIAYIIALAWTLPAAIWVGENPRAFRIFTPLAEIGAAIPAPALFPFFIFFAINTFGGMNGAAILLILTGMQWYLFFNLIGGVRSIPGDLKEAARSFGLTKWQYWKRLYLPAVFPSLITGSITAWGGGWNALIVSEYIVYQQKTYSVIGIGAMLDRAIYEAGDTRMILFTLLAMIITIALLNRLFWRRLYLYAITRYKFEY; encoded by the coding sequence ATGAAGAAACAACTCAAGAAAGAAATCATTCGCAAGACAGCGTTTGGCATGGGCATCCTGATCCTCTCCGGGCTTCTCTACGCGCTGAGTCAACAGATCGCGTTTCCGGAAAACGAGGTCACCCTGGATACGACGATCTCGCAACTCCCCTATTACGCAAGTTATTCCCTCCTGAGAATGTCGGTTGCCTACCTTATCTCCTTCGTTTTCTCAATCATCTATGGGTATATTGCCGCAACTGTTCAAAAGGCCGAAGGGCCGATGATCGCGGTGCTGGATCTTCTTCAGTCTATTCCAATCCTGGGATTTTTTCCCGTCGCGGTCTTATTTTTCATCAACCTGTTCCAGGGAAGTCGATGGGGCATTGAAGCAGCCAGCATCTTTTTAATATTCACATCAATGTCCTGGAACATGGCCTTCAGCGTTTACGAATCACTCAAGACCCTGCCTAAAGATCTGGCCGAGGCCTCTGACGCCTTCTGTGTCCGCGGCTGGCTTCGATTCAGGAAAAATATCTTTCCAATCTGCATCCCGAAACTGGTCTACAGCAGTATGCTTTCCTGGTCCGGGGGCTGGTATTTCTTAATCGCCGCAGAAATTATCGCCATCGGCCCGGTGAAACATCGCCTCCCCGGATTAGGGAGTTTTCTGATTCAATCGACCGAAACGGGTCAACTCATCCGAACCTGTTCCGGATTAGCTGTTCTTATTCTCATTATTGTCTTCTTCCACCTCTTTATCTGGAAACCGCTTTCGGTCTGGAGCGAGAAGTTCCGCTATGAATCTTCCTCATCTACCACCCCTTCCGCTTCCTTTGTCCTGCAATGGTACCGGAAACTCCTCTCCCTGAAGCTCTTTTCCTCGACACGGATCGCGCAACAACCCCACCCCTTACCAGGGCATCCCAAACCTTCTCCTCAACACAAAAAGCCCCCGATTTCAACCACGGGCGGTAAAATCGGCCTCATCGCTCTAAAAGGAATCGGAATTCTTGCTGTCGGCCTGATCTCCTACGGTGTTGGAAAGAGTGTCCTTTTGCTCATCGAGGGACTCACGCCCCCGTTTCCCCCGGAAGTGGGCATGATCCCAATGGCCATCCTTGCTTCATTCCTCAGGCTGACCATCGCTTACATTATCGCCCTGGCATGGACCCTGCCCGCCGCGATCTGGGTGGGAGAAAATCCCCGAGCCTTTCGCATATTTACTCCGTTGGCTGAGATTGGCGCCGCCATCCCCGCCCCCGCGCTCTTCCCTTTCTTCATCTTCTTCGCCATCAATACTTTTGGAGGAATGAACGGGGCCGCAATCCTCTTGATCTTAACAGGAATGCAATGGTACCTTTTCTTCAACCTGATCGGCGGCGTTCGGAGTATTCCCGGCGATCTTAAAGAGGCTGCAAGGTCCTTCGGACTGACGAAATGGCAGTACTGGAAGCGGCTTTATCTCCCGGCCGTTTTCCCTTCTCTGATCACCGGGAGTATTACGGCCTGGGGAGGCGGGTGGAACGCCCTTATTGTCTCAGAATATATCGTCTACCAACAAAAGACCTATTCCGTTATCGGCATCGGCGCGATGCTCGACCGTGCCATCTACGAGGCCGGAGACACTCGCATGATTCTCTTTACACTTCTGGCCATGATCATCACGATTGCATTATTAAATCGTTTATTCTGGAGAAGGCTTTATCTTTACGCCATAACGCGCTATAAATTTGAGTATTGA
- a CDS encoding ABC transporter ATP-binding protein, producing the protein MDLLEIQKVFKSFRQDRVLMPVLKEISFRIQEGEFIALVGPSGCGKSTLLRLLTGLISPTDGDIRYKGKTLDSVNLESAMVFQSFGLFPWLSVQENIELGLEARGLSESARRERAIHFIDKVGLDGFEEAYPRELSGGMKQRVGLARALAVEPKLLCMDEPFSALDALTSLTLREEVLMLWEDKSMAVNTIIMVTHIIEEAVLMADRVLVLSPHPGTLLADIPIKLARPRDKNDAAVNELTDRIFSLMA; encoded by the coding sequence ATGGATCTTCTGGAGATTCAAAAAGTTTTCAAATCTTTTCGCCAGGACCGCGTCTTAATGCCGGTTCTCAAAGAGATCTCTTTTCGCATCCAAGAGGGGGAGTTTATCGCCCTGGTCGGTCCGTCCGGTTGCGGGAAAAGCACCCTGCTTCGCCTTTTAACAGGTCTGATTTCGCCAACAGATGGAGACATCCGCTACAAAGGGAAGACGTTGGACTCCGTGAATCTGGAATCCGCCATGGTTTTTCAGTCATTCGGACTCTTTCCATGGTTGAGCGTCCAGGAAAATATAGAACTCGGTCTTGAGGCCCGCGGACTTTCAGAAAGCGCTCGAAGAGAACGGGCGATCCACTTTATAGACAAAGTCGGTCTGGACGGTTTTGAAGAGGCCTATCCCCGGGAACTGTCGGGCGGAATGAAACAACGGGTCGGATTGGCGCGGGCTTTGGCAGTCGAGCCAAAACTTCTCTGTATGGACGAACCTTTCTCCGCCCTCGATGCCTTGACTTCTTTGACCCTGCGCGAAGAGGTTCTGATGTTGTGGGAGGATAAGTCTATGGCAGTGAATACCATTATTATGGTGACTCATATCATTGAAGAGGCCGTCCTGATGGCGGACCGGGTTCTGGTTCTTTCGCCTCATCCCGGGACATTGCTTGCCGACATTCCGATTAAGCTTGCCCGGCCTCGCGACAAGAACGACGCAGCGGTCAATGAATTAACGGATCGTATCTTTTCCCTGATGGCGTAG
- a CDS encoding DUF4399 domain-containing protein, which produces MKKGFLILAIFILIFPFITHARTPSPEGALVYIISPADGEGVRNPVIVKFGLQGMGVAPAGVDMKNTGHHHLLIDAKRFPPLDKPIPSDKHHKHFGKGQTEIALELSPGTHTLQLVFGDKSHIPFDPPLASGAVTILVK; this is translated from the coding sequence ATGAAGAAGGGGTTTTTGATCTTGGCGATATTCATTCTTATTTTTCCATTCATTACGCATGCACGCACACCGTCTCCGGAGGGTGCACTGGTATATATCATCTCTCCTGCGGATGGGGAGGGGGTTCGTAATCCGGTCATCGTAAAATTTGGTTTGCAAGGGATGGGCGTCGCTCCGGCAGGAGTGGACATGAAAAACACGGGCCATCATCACTTGCTTATCGATGCAAAACGGTTTCCTCCTTTGGACAAACCGATCCCTTCAGATAAGCATCACAAACACTTCGGCAAAGGTCAGACAGAAATCGCCCTCGAATTGTCACCCGGAACACATACTCTTCAACTTGTCTTTGGGGATAAATCTCATATCCCTTTCGATCCACCTTTGGCATCTGGAGCAGTCACTATTCTGGTGAAGTGA
- a CDS encoding spore maturation protein — protein MNIIFFLLILIAFFTTGYHQLMWDTTGVDAVSPMQALTEGIVLSAKGSVELALGLVGIMAFFLGLMKVAEEGGLLRIIARVVRPLMVKLFPDVPADHPAMGAMIMNISANALGLGNAATPFGIRAMQELDKLNPTKGTATNAMALFLAINTSSVTLLPTGVIALRAAAGSNNPAGILATTLFATLCSTTAAIIAAKTYQRFSPVSHLPEPPQSEEPPPHSTCERERTPQENSGAYPSWVSYLALGGLLTFIPLAIVYGKEIGPWIVPGLAVGLLAFGFARGVNIYEVFVEGAKDGFNVAIKIIPFLVAILVAVGMFRHSGAMDLLIGTLGHFTAMLGLPAEALPMALMRPLSGSGAFGLLAETINNPAIGPDSYIGILVSTLQGSTETTFYVLAVYFGAVQVRRSRHALFAGLTADAAGIIGAVAACSYLYG, from the coding sequence TTGAATATTATTTTTTTCCTCCTCATCCTGATTGCTTTTTTTACAACCGGGTATCATCAATTGATGTGGGACACCACGGGGGTGGATGCCGTTTCCCCGATGCAGGCCTTAACGGAGGGGATTGTGCTTTCGGCAAAGGGTTCCGTCGAACTCGCCCTCGGCCTGGTCGGAATTATGGCCTTTTTTCTGGGATTGATGAAGGTGGCGGAGGAAGGAGGACTGCTACGGATTATCGCACGTGTGGTCCGACCCCTCATGGTAAAGCTCTTCCCGGATGTCCCGGCGGATCATCCGGCCATGGGAGCGATGATCATGAACATCTCGGCAAACGCCTTGGGCTTGGGCAATGCGGCAACCCCTTTCGGTATTCGCGCCATGCAGGAGTTGGATAAACTGAACCCCACGAAGGGGACGGCAACCAACGCCATGGCCTTGTTTCTCGCGATCAATACCTCCAGCGTCACCTTGCTGCCGACCGGAGTCATTGCTTTGCGAGCCGCCGCCGGTTCCAATAACCCAGCGGGCATTCTGGCCACAACGCTCTTTGCGACGCTCTGCTCAACCACTGCAGCCATTATCGCTGCGAAAACATATCAGCGATTTTCACCCGTATCCCATTTGCCGGAACCACCTCAATCAGAAGAGCCCCCCCCCCACTCCACCTGTGAAAGAGAACGAACCCCACAGGAGAACTCCGGTGCTTATCCGAGCTGGGTTTCTTACCTCGCTCTGGGCGGACTGCTTACCTTCATCCCTCTTGCAATCGTTTATGGCAAGGAAATTGGCCCCTGGATTGTGCCGGGTCTGGCAGTGGGTTTGTTGGCCTTTGGTTTCGCCCGCGGGGTAAACATTTACGAAGTTTTTGTAGAAGGAGCAAAAGACGGTTTTAATGTTGCTATAAAAATCATTCCTTTTTTAGTCGCCATCCTGGTCGCAGTCGGCATGTTTCGCCACAGCGGGGCAATGGACCTTCTCATCGGAACCCTCGGCCATTTCACGGCAATGCTCGGTCTGCCCGCAGAAGCCTTGCCGATGGCCCTGATGCGACCGCTCTCCGGTTCCGGTGCTTTTGGCCTTTTGGCGGAAACCATTAACAACCCGGCCATCGGTCCCGACAGTTACATCGGGATCCTGGTCAGCACCCTACAGGGGTCCACGGAAACAACATTCTATGTGTTGGCCGTTTACTTCGGCGCGGTACAGGTACGTCGATCCCGTCATGCCTTGTTCGCCGGACTGACCGCCGACGCGGCCGGGATCATCGGCGCGGTTGCCGCATGTTCTTACTTGTATGGGTGA
- a CDS encoding PAS domain S-box protein, which yields MVKKIANHSILLGAVLGLLFWILDSAIDAFLFQKHTFSEQLLTPNGMEIYFRLALGGLLVALVCLRVEITRQKLAEEKARFQKGFYENLINSSIDGILAFDSECRYTLWNATMERITGIKKKNVLGKTQNEIHVVGHTDNFPIRSTLFQTNWELSVIRASRVARYLIEAGDLEPGRFSVLGHSMYRPVAPNTTEENKQKNRRVEIIITRDNYTVNPTR from the coding sequence ATGGTAAAAAAAATTGCCAATCACTCGATTTTGCTTGGAGCGGTTTTAGGGTTGCTATTTTGGATCCTAGATTCCGCGATTGATGCTTTTCTATTTCAGAAACATACGTTTTCTGAACAATTACTCACCCCGAATGGGATGGAAATATATTTTCGTTTGGCCCTTGGAGGTCTTCTTGTCGCTCTCGTTTGTCTCAGAGTTGAGATCACCAGACAAAAGCTGGCGGAGGAGAAGGCTCGATTCCAAAAGGGGTTTTATGAAAACCTCATCAACAGCAGCATTGATGGCATACTGGCCTTCGACAGTGAATGTCGCTACACCCTTTGGAATGCGACGATGGAACGGATTACGGGTATCAAAAAAAAGAATGTCCTGGGAAAAACACAGAACGAGATTCATGTTGTGGGACATACAGATAACTTTCCCATACGCAGTACGCTTTTCCAAACAAACTGGGAACTTTCAGTGATCCGCGCATCGAGAGTGGCCCGGTACCTGATCGAAGCAGGCGACCTTGAACCCGGGCGCTTTAGCGTCCTTGGCCATTCCATGTACAGGCCTGTCGCTCCGAATACCACGGAGGAGAACAAGCAAAAAAACAGGCGTGTAGAAATAATCATTACCAGGGACAACTACACAGTGAACCCGACGAGGTAA
- a CDS encoding flagellar motor protein MotA translates to MRPTNFIGAFICILVFMLSFLLGDDNVIPLYFNLIALLVVISGTVGAIFLSYPFFRIRSAFLVARNAYLTQLPSQDSIIKALLGLAVRSRYDGILSLEKSLGRSGTSFLKDALNALVDGHREDEIREVLYTEMYFFKQRREQNERVFRSMASAAPAFGIIGSVIGLIGMLSNIGDANVIIQTIPIALTSTLYGILFSNFILTPIAEYIYPHTRRTPAPKAYRQRRHGHQQRAKHLYPREKTLFFPDPLGPSEPPEKF, encoded by the coding sequence ATGAGACCCACTAACTTTATAGGCGCATTCATCTGCATACTTGTGTTTATGCTCAGTTTTCTTCTAGGTGATGACAATGTCATCCCCTTATACTTTAACCTGATTGCCCTACTCGTGGTAATCTCCGGTACAGTTGGGGCTATCTTTCTGAGCTATCCTTTCTTCAGGATAAGGTCCGCGTTTCTTGTAGCCCGAAACGCCTATCTGACCCAACTTCCGAGTCAGGACAGCATCATCAAGGCCCTGCTCGGTTTGGCCGTCAGAAGCCGCTATGACGGCATCCTGTCTCTTGAAAAATCACTCGGTCGCTCCGGCACTTCTTTTCTAAAAGATGCCTTGAATGCCCTCGTCGATGGCCACAGAGAAGATGAGATCAGAGAGGTGCTTTACACAGAAATGTACTTCTTCAAGCAAAGGCGGGAGCAGAACGAAAGGGTCTTCAGGAGTATGGCAAGCGCTGCACCCGCCTTCGGGATTATCGGAAGCGTCATCGGCCTGATCGGGATGCTCTCCAATATCGGGGATGCCAATGTCATCATTCAAACAATCCCGATTGCTTTAACCTCGACCCTTTACGGAATATTATTCAGTAATTTTATCCTCACTCCCATTGCCGAATATATATATCCGCACACAAGAAGAACTCCTGCTCCAAAAGCTTATCGTCAGCGGCGTCATGGCCATCAGCAGCGCGCAAAACACCTATACCCTCGAGAAAAAACTCTGTTCTTTCCTGACCCCCTCGGACCGTCCGAACCACCAGAGAAGTTTTGA
- the lpdA gene encoding dihydrolipoyl dehydrogenase, translated as MIPMNQILSSGAERGAKETLHAEVLVLGSGPGGYTAAFRAADLGKKVFLVERYETLGGVCLNVGCIPSKALLHMAQVINEAEAMVKQGIYFGKPKIDLDQLRSFEQGVVQKLTRGLSTLAKKRGVQVLRGTGRFISAHSLRLENTKDARGISFDQCIIAAGSHSIKLPVFPWEDSRMIDSTDALALMDIPGRLLVVGGGIIGLEMACVFQSLGSRVSVVEMTDQLMPGSDKDLIRPLHRYLSARYETILLNTRVTEIQSLEEGLKASFEGPDAPKDTVYDRILVSVGRAPNGNRLNAEAAGVQVDAKGFIPVDKQQRTNISHIFAIGDIVGQPMLAHKATHEGRVAAEVCAGMNSAFNTRVIPSVAYTDPEVAWVGLTEQEATDRGIATGKGIFPWAASGRALGLGRSEGLTKLLFDPETKQIIGMGAVGVHAGDLVSEATLAIEMGCTAEDISLTIHPHPTLSETVAMAADTFSGTITDLYLPKKGRG; from the coding sequence ATGATTCCTATGAACCAAATTCTTTCTTCTGGCGCAGAAAGAGGTGCGAAAGAGACGCTTCATGCCGAGGTTCTCGTCCTTGGATCGGGGCCGGGAGGCTATACGGCAGCCTTTCGGGCTGCAGACCTTGGGAAAAAGGTTTTTCTTGTGGAGCGTTATGAAACGCTTGGCGGGGTCTGCCTGAATGTCGGTTGTATTCCTTCCAAAGCCCTTTTGCATATGGCCCAGGTTATCAATGAAGCGGAGGCGATGGTCAAACAGGGCATTTACTTTGGCAAGCCGAAAATTGACCTGGATCAATTGCGTTCTTTTGAGCAGGGGGTTGTTCAGAAGTTGACACGCGGCCTGTCGACCCTGGCCAAAAAACGGGGAGTGCAGGTTCTCCGCGGAACAGGACGATTTATTTCGGCCCATTCGCTTCGTCTTGAAAATACTAAGGACGCGCGAGGCATCTCATTTGATCAGTGCATTATCGCTGCGGGGTCTCATTCGATCAAACTTCCGGTCTTTCCCTGGGAAGATTCCCGGATGATTGATTCGACCGACGCCCTGGCGCTTATGGATATTCCCGGGCGTCTGTTGGTGGTGGGGGGAGGGATTATTGGTTTGGAAATGGCCTGCGTCTTTCAATCCCTGGGTTCCCGTGTCAGTGTTGTTGAAATGACGGATCAACTGATGCCGGGAAGTGATAAAGATTTGATCCGGCCCCTGCATAGATATCTTTCAGCACGATATGAAACCATTCTCCTCAATACCCGCGTTACGGAGATTCAGTCTCTCGAAGAGGGACTGAAGGCCTCTTTTGAAGGTCCGGATGCGCCAAAGGACACGGTTTACGACCGCATCCTGGTGTCCGTGGGCCGCGCACCAAATGGCAATAGGCTCAACGCAGAAGCGGCAGGCGTCCAAGTGGATGCAAAAGGGTTTATCCCTGTCGACAAACAGCAACGCACCAACATCTCTCATATCTTTGCCATCGGAGATATTGTGGGTCAGCCGATGTTGGCACACAAGGCCACACATGAAGGCCGGGTTGCCGCCGAAGTTTGTGCCGGAATGAATAGTGCTTTTAACACGAGGGTCATTCCGTCGGTCGCCTATACCGATCCGGAGGTCGCCTGGGTCGGACTGACTGAGCAGGAAGCAACAGATCGCGGCATCGCCACCGGTAAGGGGATTTTTCCCTGGGCGGCAAGCGGACGCGCATTGGGATTGGGTCGAAGTGAAGGACTGACCAAGCTCCTGTTTGATCCGGAGACAAAGCAGATTATCGGGATGGGTGCGGTTGGGGTCCATGCCGGAGATCTGGTTTCCGAAGCCACGTTGGCCATCGAGATGGGTTGCACGGCTGAAGACATCAGCCTGACCATCCACCCCCATCCGACGCTGTCGGAAACAGTCGCCATGGCCGCAGATACCTTTTCCGGAACGATCACCGATCTCTACCTCCCGAAGAAAGGGAGGGGTTAA
- a CDS encoding (2Fe-2S)-binding protein, which produces MSEQIHILINGKDIEVDKGTSVLAASMKAGVNHMHLCGGRGLCSTCRIRILEGGEHLSEMTTFERFSLRGHLSFSSKVRLACQAKIEGTVRLETIFPTIGKLDFKGP; this is translated from the coding sequence ATGAGCGAGCAGATACATATTTTGATTAACGGGAAAGACATTGAAGTGGATAAGGGAACATCTGTTCTGGCTGCATCAATGAAGGCCGGAGTGAATCATATGCATCTGTGCGGGGGCCGCGGCCTGTGCTCAACATGCCGAATCCGGATACTGGAGGGGGGAGAACACTTAAGTGAAATGACCACTTTTGAGCGCTTCTCTCTGCGAGGACATCTCTCCTTTTCCTCAAAGGTCCGGCTCGCCTGTCAGGCAAAAATAGAAGGAACGGTCCGTTTGGAAACGATTTTTCCGACCATTGGGAAGCTGGACTTTAAAGGACCTTAG
- a CDS encoding KamA family radical SAM protein encodes MEQWQKDLKESIVDVETLEKVLGVPANEVRDIVDQYPMRITPYVLSRIKKKGDAIWKQVVPTSEEGNSDAACEAEDPLYEEKDSPVPGLVHRYPDRVLLVITNQCPIYCRFCTRKRFVGSPGTLTPDNLEKVVAYLSEHHEVRDVIFSGGDPLMVVDMLLERVLKALRAIPHLEILRIGTRVPGSLPSRITEKLCSMLKAYHPLYMNLHFNHPDEITPEVSRACGMLADAGIPLGSQTVLMEGVNDDPEVMKRLMQKLLAIRVKPYYIYQADLVKGTHHFRTRVEKGLKIIAALRGHTSGMAVPHYVIDAPQGGGKIAILPQETLLYMDDEEVVLKNYENLTFRYPQPVQSNGAGKEADIPLAMLPHLDTKVL; translated from the coding sequence GTGGAGCAATGGCAGAAAGACCTTAAAGAAAGCATTGTCGATGTTGAAACCCTTGAGAAGGTGTTGGGTGTTCCGGCGAATGAAGTCCGGGATATTGTGGACCAATATCCGATGCGGATCACACCCTACGTCTTGAGCCGCATCAAAAAGAAGGGAGATGCGATCTGGAAGCAGGTGGTCCCGACAAGCGAAGAAGGAAATTCCGATGCGGCATGTGAGGCGGAGGATCCCCTGTATGAGGAGAAGGACAGTCCTGTGCCGGGCTTGGTTCATCGTTATCCCGACCGGGTTCTCCTGGTGATTACAAACCAGTGTCCGATCTATTGCCGGTTTTGTACGCGGAAACGCTTTGTCGGTTCGCCGGGAACACTGACGCCCGACAATCTTGAGAAGGTGGTCGCCTATCTTTCCGAGCATCATGAAGTGCGTGATGTGATCTTTTCCGGCGGCGATCCGCTCATGGTTGTGGACATGCTCCTCGAACGTGTGTTAAAGGCGCTTCGGGCGATCCCGCATCTGGAGATCCTTCGGATCGGGACCCGTGTGCCCGGGTCCTTGCCGTCGCGCATTACAGAAAAGCTCTGCAGCATGCTGAAGGCCTACCATCCCCTTTATATGAATCTTCACTTCAACCATCCGGACGAGATTACCCCAGAGGTGTCCCGGGCCTGTGGGATGCTGGCCGATGCCGGAATCCCGCTTGGGAGTCAAACTGTTTTGATGGAAGGGGTGAACGATGATCCGGAAGTGATGAAGCGACTGATGCAGAAGCTTCTCGCCATCCGTGTAAAGCCGTACTACATCTACCAGGCCGACTTGGTCAAGGGAACGCACCATTTCCGAACACGCGTTGAAAAGGGCCTAAAGATCATTGCCGCCCTGCGCGGACATACGTCCGGCATGGCGGTTCCCCACTATGTGATCGATGCTCCGCAGGGCGGAGGAAAGATTGCGATTTTGCCGCAAGAGACGCTTCTCTACATGGACGATGAAGAGGTGGTCCTCAAAAATTATGAGAACCTTACCTTTAGATATCCTCAGCCTGTGCAGTCCAACGGGGCCGGAAAGGAGGCAGACATTCCGCTTGCGATGCTTCCTCACCTAGACACTAAGGTCCTTTAA
- a CDS encoding glutaredoxin, translated as MKLYNLESCFYCKMVRDRLKVLELEYEKIEVPSWQGNRHEVYEVSGQYLVPVLVDKDRVLDDEDKILAYLETTYGSQS; from the coding sequence TTGAAACTTTATAATCTAGAATCCTGTTTCTATTGTAAAATGGTCCGTGATCGATTGAAGGTCCTGGAGTTGGAGTATGAAAAAATTGAGGTTCCTTCCTGGCAGGGAAATCGCCATGAGGTCTATGAGGTATCCGGGCAGTATTTAGTGCCGGTCCTGGTCGACAAGGACCGGGTCCTTGACGACGAAGATAAGATCCTTGCTTACCTGGAGACGACCTATGGGTCTCAGTCTTGA